From one Lycium ferocissimum isolate CSIRO_LF1 chromosome 7, AGI_CSIRO_Lferr_CH_V1, whole genome shotgun sequence genomic stretch:
- the LOC132065490 gene encoding mitochondrial fission protein ELM1 isoform X3, with product MQRLQLSIKLLQTRINMKLAEQKPVNQLQRAYFTKNRKLTLKSRQSSARSPQRKVVLEFFSAGSRWDGPLLVIASGRDTISITSSIKRLASDNVFVVQIQHPRSRLDRFDLVITPKHDYYPLTPQGKEQVPRFLHKWITPYEPPDKHVVLTVGALHQVDFSVLRAAAITWHEEFAPLPKPLLVVNIGGPTRYCRYGADLVKQLTASLHNVLASCGSVRISFSRRTPEKHSKIVVKELGMDPKVHIWNGEEPNPHMGHLAWADAFVITADSVSMLSEACSTGKPVYVVGAERCTWKFTDFHKALRERGLTRPFTGLEDMSESWSYPPLNDTAVAATRVNEALAERGWKIKA from the exons atgcagaGGTTACAACTAAGCATAAAGCTGCTTCAAACAAGAATTAACATGAAGCTAGCTGAGCAAAAACCTGTAAACCAACTTCAGCGTGCTTATTTcacaaaaaatagaaagttgACATTGAAATCTCGCCAGAGTAGTGCACGATCACCACAAAGAAAAGTGGTGCTGGAATTCTTTTCGGCGGGAAGTCGTTG GGATGGACCATTGCTGGTGATTGCATCTGGAAGAGATACGATTTCAATAACTAGCTCCATAAAAAGATTGGCATCTGATAATGTTTTTGTTGTCCAG ATTCAGCATCCAAGGTCCCGTTTGGACAGATTCGACTTGGTAATCACCCCCAAGCATGACTATTACCCTTTAACTCCTCAAGGGAAGGAACAAGTTCCACGTTTTCTGCACAAGTGGATAACACCCTATGAACCACCTGATAAGCATGTT GTACTTACAGTAGGAGCTCTACATCAAGTTGATTTTTCTGTGCTTAGAGCTGCAGCCATTACCTGGCATGAAGAGTTTGCACCTTTGCCGAAGCCCTTATTGGTGGTCAACATTGGAGGCCCTACAA GATACTGCAGGTATGGGGCAGACCTTGTTAAGCAATTAACAGCCTCCCTTCACAATGTTCTTGCGAGCTGTGGGAGCGTAAGAATATCCTTCTCCAGAAGGACACCAGAAAAG CATTCTAAAATCGTGGTCAAAGAGCTTGGTATGGATCCAAAAGTACACATTTGGAATGGTGAAG AGCCAAATCCACACATGGGGCATCTAGCTTGGGCTGATGCTTTTGTCATCACAGCAGATTCAGTTAGCATGTTGAGTGAGGCTTGCAGTACTGG GAAACCTGTGTATGTAGTTGGAGCTGAACGCTGTACATGGAAGTTCACAGATTTCCATAAGGCACTTAGAGAGAGAGGACTGACTAGGCCATTCACAGGACTTGAGGAT ATGTCAGAAAGCTGGAGTTACCCTCCTCTTAACGACACTGCAGTAGCAGCTACCCGTGTCAATGAAGCTCTTGCTGAGAGAGGATGGAAAATTAAAGCATAG
- the LOC132065490 gene encoding mitochondrial fission protein ELM1 isoform X2 has protein sequence MRSLISIGLVQALGLSDKHTLYRVTRPRGGVNEWLHWLPVSFHKSLYYIISQIFGILLRRRARKPGTLPMGNGGTGLSSILEADVKSIVRMARETFEKDGPLLVIASGRDTISITSSIKRLASDNVFVVQIQHPRSRLDRFDLVITPKHDYYPLTPQGKEQVPRFLHKWITPYEPPDKHVVLTVGALHQVDFSVLRAAAITWHEEFAPLPKPLLVVNIGGPTRYCRYGADLVKQLTASLHNVLASCGSVRISFSRRTPEKHSKIVVKELGMDPKVHIWNGEEPNPHMGHLAWADAFVITADSVSMLSEACSTGKPVYVVGAERCTWKFTDFHKALRERGLTRPFTGLEDMSESWSYPPLNDTAVAATRVNEALAERGWKIKA, from the exons CGGGTTACTAGACCAAGAGGAGGAGTCAATGAGTGGCTACACTGGCTTCCTGTATCTTTCCACAAAAGCTTGTATTACATTATAAGCCAGATATTTGGAATTTTATTGAGAAGAAGGGCTAGAAAACCGGGAACTTTGCCTATGGGAAATGGTGGCACAGGCTTGTCATCTATTTTGGAAGCTGACGTGAAGAGTATAGTTAGAATGGCTCGTGAGACATTTGAGAA GGATGGACCATTGCTGGTGATTGCATCTGGAAGAGATACGATTTCAATAACTAGCTCCATAAAAAGATTGGCATCTGATAATGTTTTTGTTGTCCAG ATTCAGCATCCAAGGTCCCGTTTGGACAGATTCGACTTGGTAATCACCCCCAAGCATGACTATTACCCTTTAACTCCTCAAGGGAAGGAACAAGTTCCACGTTTTCTGCACAAGTGGATAACACCCTATGAACCACCTGATAAGCATGTT GTACTTACAGTAGGAGCTCTACATCAAGTTGATTTTTCTGTGCTTAGAGCTGCAGCCATTACCTGGCATGAAGAGTTTGCACCTTTGCCGAAGCCCTTATTGGTGGTCAACATTGGAGGCCCTACAA GATACTGCAGGTATGGGGCAGACCTTGTTAAGCAATTAACAGCCTCCCTTCACAATGTTCTTGCGAGCTGTGGGAGCGTAAGAATATCCTTCTCCAGAAGGACACCAGAAAAG CATTCTAAAATCGTGGTCAAAGAGCTTGGTATGGATCCAAAAGTACACATTTGGAATGGTGAAG AGCCAAATCCACACATGGGGCATCTAGCTTGGGCTGATGCTTTTGTCATCACAGCAGATTCAGTTAGCATGTTGAGTGAGGCTTGCAGTACTGG GAAACCTGTGTATGTAGTTGGAGCTGAACGCTGTACATGGAAGTTCACAGATTTCCATAAGGCACTTAGAGAGAGAGGACTGACTAGGCCATTCACAGGACTTGAGGAT ATGTCAGAAAGCTGGAGTTACCCTCCTCTTAACGACACTGCAGTAGCAGCTACCCGTGTCAATGAAGCTCTTGCTGAGAGAGGATGGAAAATTAAAGCATAG